From a region of the Helianthus annuus cultivar XRQ/B chromosome 5, HanXRQr2.0-SUNRISE, whole genome shotgun sequence genome:
- the LOC110942734 gene encoding uncharacterized protein LOC110942734: MWEQALSVLPLARSAVMSTPLGVNCPVAPGSLQGFNLMPQMMSSFPWLHFIYQVLAIQGNNNNINNTGVRVEEDLAKPYKPSNLSCFSQLIADYDFQTKIKMPSHIKTYDGTEDPEDHLQIFTGAARIEKWSNAECYLMFVQTLVGSARIWFNDLPTRSVRSFDDLSKGFLANFSQQRRYIKDATVIFQIKQRDDESLREFIERYKKEGLTYVGADEKMRVAGFMNAITSKYLTRDFNKSLPKTLEEALERAKAHIRGEEAVDIKEQRKRGSSWRGNSPARKKENFHSYDRRQRGSEQRRSEGRNPSSREKAMNFTPLTKTPQEILATEEVKQSFRPPRPLPKSKRNENSTQFCEFQEEKGHHTNDCFQLKKRIEEAVKSRPPGSLPT, from the coding sequence ATGTGGGAACAAGCTTTGTCTGTGCTTCCCTTGGCACGAAGTGCCGTCATGAGCACTCCTTTAGGGGTAAACTGCCCAGTTGCacctggaagccttcaaggcttcaaccttatgCCTCAGATGATGTCAAGCTTCCCATGgctacattttatttatcaagtGCTAGCCATCCAAGGGAACAACAATAACATCAACAACACAGGTGTAAGGGTGGAAGAGGATTTGGCCAAACCATATAAACCAAGcaacctttcatgcttctcacAGCTAATCGCCGATTATGATTTCCAAACAAAGATCAAGATGCCATCCCATATCAAAacatatgatgggactgaagatccagAGGATCATCTCCAGATCTTTACTGGTGCTGCTAGGATCGAGAAATGGTCTAATGCTGAATGCTATCTCATGTTCGTGCAAACCCTTGTTGGTTCAGCAAGAATCTGGTTCAATGATTTACCTACCAGAAGCGTTCGAAGCTTCGATGACCTTAGCAAAGGATTCCTAGCCAACTTCTCCCAGCAAAGGCGGTACATTAAAGATGCCACAGTGATTTTCCAGATAAAACAAAGGGATGATGAAAGCCTTCGAGAGTTCATAGAAAGGTATAAAAAGGAAGGTCTAACGTATGTGGGGGCGGATGAAAAGATGAGAGTAGCCGGTTTCATGAATGCCATCACCTCCAAATACCTTACAAGGGATTTCAACAAGTCCCTACCCAAGACCTTGGAAGAAGCTCTCGAAAGGGCCAAAGCCCACATTAGAGGGGAGGAGGCTGTAGACATAAAAGAGCAAAGAAAAAGGGGATCTAGCTGGCGAGGCAACAGTCCAGCTAGGAAAAAGGAAAACTTCCATTCTTACGACAGACGCCAAAGGGGTTCAGAGCAACGAaggtctgaaggccggaacccttcAAGCAGGGAGAAGGCCATGAACTTCACACCCCTTACCAAAACCCCCCAAGAGATACTTGCTACAGAGGAAGTGAAACAAAGCTTCCGACCTCCCAGACCTCTCCCTAAAAGCAAAAGGAATGAGAATTCCACCCAGTTTTGCGAATTTCAAGAAGAGAAGGGTCACCATACTAACGATTGCTTTCAACTCAAAAAGAGGATTGAAGAGGCCGTCAAGTCCAGGCCTCCAGGGAGCTTGCCCACTTAG
- the LOC110942735 gene encoding uncharacterized protein K02A2.6-like, whose protein sequence is MTGIPRIIAEHELWIPPDVKPVVQKKRSLAPERSLAACQEVEKLVSAGILRKVKYQSWVANPVMGYHQILMKKEDEVKTAFHTDKGILYYQKMPFGLKNAGATYQRLVDKAFSSQIGRNMEAYVDDLAEEAFNQMNQYLASLPDIAAPEIGKLISVYLSVDEEAISAVLTIEQDKTTNNEAEYEVLIAGLRLAKEMKVQKLQVFTDSLLVSSQVNDSYVAKEPNMKRYKEKSKELMNTFQTCTIKQIPRSQNKKADALSKLASLTFAHLTKKVLVEVLKTPSIEELEVQDVITEESPNWMTPIKNFLKNGELPADQTEAERVKIKSRQYVLQGEILYKKGYLAPLVRCVGHEQSQYLVKEVHEGIRGAHFGARTVVAKLMNLGYFWPSMHRDTTEQQRKCDSCQIHAPVPKSPKHDLVPISSAWPFYKWGMDIVGPFPPAKGGVKFLLVAIDYFTKWPVVKPLKKITGKQVIDFVWENIICHYGLPGVLVTDNGKQFAEKPCSTWCKEFRIAQVFSSVVYPQSNGQVERMNQSIVEGIKTRLGRHESN, encoded by the exons ATGACGGGTATCCCTCGAATTATTGCTGAACACGAGCTATGGATACCACCCGATGTCAAGCCTGTTGTCCAAAAGAAGCGAAGTCTAGCACCCGAAAGAAGCTTGGCAgcatgccaagaggttgaaaagcttgtatcagctggAATTCTACGGAAAGTTAAGTATCAATCTtgggttgcaaacccggtcaTG GGTTACCATCAAATCCTTatgaaaaaagaagatgaagtgaAGACCGCTTTCCACACGGATAAAGGTATCTTATactaccaaaagatgccttttggccttaAAAATGCGGGTGCAACCTACCAACGCCTAGTTGACAAGGCTTTTTCTAGTCAAATTGGTAGAAACATGGAAGCATATGTCGACGATTTG GCtgaggaagccttcaaccagatgAACCAATACTTAGCTTCACTTCCAGATATCGCAGCCCCAGAAATAGGAAAGCTGATCTCTGTATACCTTTCGGTTGATGAAGAAGCTATAAGTGCGGTTCTAACCATCGAACAAGACAAA accaccaataatgaAGCTGAATACGAAGTGTTGATAGCTGGCTTGAGATTAGCCAAGGAAATGAAGGTTCAAAAGCTTCAAGTCTTCACAGACTCGTTGCTGGTGTCAAGTCAAGTGAATGACAGTTATGTTGCAAAGGAGCCCAACATGAAGAGATATAAAGAAAAATCTAAAGAGCTGATGAACACATTCCAAACATGTACCATCAAGCAAATCCCAAGGTCTCAAAACAAGAAAGCAGATGCTTTGAGTAAACTTGCTTCTCTCACCTTTGCCCACCTTACCAAAAAGGTATTAGTGGAGGTGTTGAAAACTCCTTCGATTGAAGAATTGGAGGTTCAAGATGTAATCACCGAAGAAAGCCCCAATTGGATGACTCCTATTAAAAATTTCCTTAAAAACGGTGAGTTACCTGCTGATCAAACAGAggctgaaagggttaaaatcaaatCTAGGCAGTATGTGTTGCAAGGTGAAATCCTCTACaaaaaaggttaccttgcaccCTTAGTGAGATGTGTCGGTCATGAACAAAGCCAGTACTTGGTCAAAGAGGTTCATGAAGGGATAcgcggagctcattttggagcaaGAACGGTggttgctaagcttatgaatctTGGGTATTTTTGGCCTTCCATGCACCGAGACACCACCGAACAACAGAGAAAATGTGATTCTTGTCAAATTCATGCACCGGTCCCAAAGAGCCCCAAGCATGACCTTGTCCCGATATCTTCAGCCTGGCCATTttataaatggggaatggacattgtcggCCCATTCCCACCAGCTAAAGGTGGAGTGAAGTTTTTATTGGTGGCCATagactacttcaccaagtggccTGTAGTCAAACCACTCAAAAAAATCACGGGCAAACAGGTCATcgacttcgtttgggaaaacatcatttGTCATTATGGGTTGCCGGGAGTGCTGGTCACCGATAATGGAAAGCAATTCGCTGAGAAGCCTTGTAGCACTTGGTGCAAAGAATTCAGAATAGCTCAGGTTTTCAGCTCAGTTGTGTACCCACAATCTAACGGCCAAGTTGAAAGGATGAATCAAAGCATAGTTGAAGGAATCAAAACCCGATTGGGAAGGCATGAAAGCAATTAG